ATTTTATCGTAACCGGCAGCCCCGAAACCAACAACGTCGCCTTATCCGCCTTCTGCGCAATATATTGATTCATCCAACCCTGCAAATCCACGAACTTCCTCCCAATCTCTGTATCCGCATGCACCCCCATCCCAATCTCATTAGAGATAATAATAAGATTAAAATCCTGCGCTGCAAATAGATCAAATTCCGCTTTCGCCTCTCTAAGCGCAAGTTCTACATTATAATGCGCATCAGAAAAGAAATTAGTCAGCCATAAAGTGACACAGTCAAACACCACCGTTCTGTTCTCCAATGACAGCCTGCTCACTTCCTTCTCTTCTTCTATATTCTCCCACTGTTCATCCCGCTCTTCCTTATGCAGCGCAATCCTTGCCTGGTGCTCTGCATCCCATATACGACTGGTAGCAAGGTACACCGGGTTGGCTGACAGTTGCGAGGCTGCCTGCATGGCAAATTTTGTTTTGCCGGATCTTTGTCCGCCTGAGATGTAGTGGATCATAGTTTATCAGTTTCGTGATGTGACTAATGTTATAAATTTAATAGCGTAGCACCCATTACCCTCGCCAGTTCTGCCGCTCTACCCAGTTTCACAAAACCACTTTCAATATTCACCACTGTCGTAGCACCCAACTCTCGCAGATGTTGCTTAAAATAAATACCTGCTTCCTGCAAACTACCCCCGACATTGATCTTCCCATCCGTA
This window of the Chitinophaga sancti genome carries:
- a CDS encoding bifunctional adenosylcobinamide kinase/adenosylcobinamide-phosphate guanylyltransferase; this encodes MIHYISGGQRSGKTKFAMQAASQLSANPVYLATSRIWDAEHQARIALHKEERDEQWENIEEEKEVSRLSLENRTVVFDCVTLWLTNFFSDAHYNVELALREAKAEFDLFAAQDFNLIIISNEIGMGVHADTEIGRKFVDLQGWMNQYIAQKADKATLLVSGLPVTIK